A region from the Pseudomonas cucumis genome encodes:
- a CDS encoding 1-aminocyclopropane-1-carboxylate deaminase/D-cysteine desulfhydrase: protein MLSLPSDWLPQAPLEPLHLDWLTTAGIDVAILRLDQIDPLISGNKWFKLIEHLKAADQNGAQGIISLGGAHSNHLHALAAAGKRFGFTTVGLLRGHPQETPTVKDLQAFGMQLHWLGYGGYRARHEPGFWQPWREQYPELHPVPEGGGGLLGAKGCGQLVTLACEQLSGLGWSNYDGWWLACGTGTTLAGLVLAETGEHPVYGALAVPDDHGVAQQVESILRETGLQDPVYELFDASRGGFAKVDPLLLEFIEQTEQASGIPLEPLYTGKALLALKQRVEAGKFARGTRLIFIHSGGLQGRRGFEQTSRD from the coding sequence ATGCTTTCTCTTCCCAGCGACTGGCTACCCCAAGCCCCCCTCGAACCCCTTCACCTCGACTGGCTCACCACTGCCGGCATCGACGTCGCGATCCTGCGTCTGGACCAGATCGACCCGCTGATCAGCGGCAACAAGTGGTTCAAGCTCATCGAACACCTGAAAGCCGCCGACCAGAACGGCGCCCAAGGCATCATCAGCCTGGGCGGTGCCCATTCCAATCATCTTCACGCGCTGGCCGCTGCGGGCAAACGCTTCGGTTTCACCACTGTGGGTTTGCTGCGTGGGCATCCGCAAGAAACGCCGACAGTAAAGGACTTGCAGGCGTTCGGCATGCAGTTGCATTGGTTGGGTTATGGCGGTTATCGAGCGCGGCACGAACCGGGTTTCTGGCAGCCATGGCGGGAGCAATACCCCGAGCTACATCCAGTGCCGGAAGGTGGCGGCGGCTTGCTTGGGGCGAAGGGCTGCGGGCAATTGGTGACTCTGGCCTGCGAGCAATTGAGCGGTCTGGGCTGGAGCAACTACGACGGCTGGTGGCTGGCCTGCGGAACGGGCACCACCCTGGCAGGGTTGGTTCTGGCCGAGACGGGTGAGCATCCGGTGTATGGCGCGCTGGCGGTACCTGACGATCATGGCGTAGCGCAGCAGGTCGAATCGATTCTTCGCGAGACAGGTCTGCAGGACCCGGTTTATGAACTGTTCGACGCCAGCCGCGGCGGCTTTGCCAAAGTCGATCCGCTTTTACTCGAGTTCATTGAGCAGACCGAACAGGCCAGCGGCATTCCTCTCGAACCGCTGTACACCGGCAAAGCGCTGCTGGCGCTCAAGCAGCGAGTCGAGGCGGGTAAATTTGCCCGGGGAACGCGCTTGATTTTCATCCACTCCGGCGGCTTGCAGGGCCGCCGGGGTTTCGAGCAGACCAGTCGCGACTAA
- a CDS encoding NADPH-dependent 2,4-dienoyl-CoA reductase has translation MAAAHYPHLLAPLDLGFTTLRNRTLMGSMHTGLEEKPGGFERMAAYFAERARGGVGLMVTGGIGPNDEGGVYSGAAKLTTEEEALKHLIVTRAVHEAGGKICMQILHAGRYAYSPKQVAPSAIQAPINPFKPKELDEEGIEKQISDFVTCSTLAQKAEYDGVEIMGSEGYFINQFLAAHTNHRTDRWGGAYENRMRLPVEIVRRVREAVGPNFIIIFRLSMLDLVEGGSSWEEIVQLAKAIEQAGATIINTGIGWHEARIPTIATKVPRAAFSKVTAKLRGSVSIPLITTNRINTPEVAEQILAEGDADMVSMARPFLADPEFVNKAAAGRGDEINTCIGCNQACLDHTFGGKLTSCLVNPRACHETELNYLPVQQIKKIAVVGAGPAGLSAATVAAERGHQVTLFDSASEIGGQFNIAKRVPGKEEFFETLRYFSRKLQTTNVELCLNTRVDVAQLVEGGYDEIILATGIAPRVPGIPGVEHAKVLSYLDVILERKPVGKRVAVIGAGGIGFDVSEFLVHEGVATSQDREAFWKEWGIDTYLQARGGVAGIKAQPHAPAREVFLLQRKKSKVGDGLGKTTGWIHRTGLKNKQVQMLNSVEYLKIDDEGLHIRIGESGEPQVLPVDNIVICAGQDPLRELHDGLVAAGQNVHLIGGADVAAELDAKRAINQGSRLAAEL, from the coding sequence ATGGCCGCCGCTCATTACCCGCACCTGTTGGCCCCGCTGGATCTGGGTTTTACCACGTTGCGCAACCGCACCCTGATGGGTTCGATGCACACCGGCCTCGAGGAAAAGCCCGGCGGCTTCGAGCGCATGGCTGCGTATTTCGCCGAGCGTGCCCGTGGTGGCGTTGGCCTGATGGTCACTGGCGGTATCGGCCCGAACGATGAGGGCGGGGTTTACTCCGGCGCGGCCAAGCTGACCACCGAGGAAGAGGCGCTCAAGCACCTGATCGTTACCCGCGCGGTGCATGAGGCGGGCGGCAAGATCTGCATGCAGATTCTCCATGCCGGGCGTTATGCCTACAGCCCAAAGCAAGTGGCGCCGAGCGCGATTCAGGCGCCGATCAACCCGTTCAAGCCTAAAGAGCTGGACGAGGAAGGCATAGAGAAGCAGATCAGCGATTTCGTCACCTGCTCGACTCTGGCGCAAAAAGCCGAGTACGACGGCGTCGAGATCATGGGCTCCGAAGGTTATTTCATTAACCAATTCCTCGCGGCCCACACCAACCATCGCACTGACCGCTGGGGCGGCGCTTACGAAAACCGCATGCGCCTGCCGGTAGAAATTGTCCGCCGGGTGCGCGAAGCGGTCGGCCCGAACTTCATCATTATCTTTCGCCTGTCGATGCTTGATCTGGTGGAAGGGGGCAGCAGCTGGGAAGAGATCGTGCAATTGGCCAAGGCCATCGAGCAGGCCGGTGCGACGATCATCAACACCGGCATCGGCTGGCACGAAGCGCGGATTCCGACCATCGCCACCAAAGTGCCGCGTGCGGCGTTCAGCAAGGTTACGGCCAAGTTGCGCGGCTCGGTCAGTATTCCGCTGATCACCACCAACCGCATCAACACCCCGGAAGTCGCCGAGCAGATTCTGGCCGAAGGCGATGCCGACATGGTGTCCATGGCGCGGCCGTTCCTCGCCGACCCGGAATTCGTCAACAAGGCTGCGGCCGGTCGTGGCGATGAAATCAACACCTGTATCGGTTGCAATCAGGCGTGCCTGGATCACACCTTTGGCGGCAAGTTGACCAGTTGCCTGGTGAACCCGCGGGCTTGCCATGAAACCGAACTCAATTACCTGCCGGTGCAGCAGATCAAGAAAATCGCCGTGGTCGGTGCCGGCCCTGCCGGTTTGTCTGCCGCCACTGTAGCTGCTGAGCGTGGTCATCAGGTGACGTTGTTCGATTCGGCCAGCGAAATCGGCGGTCAGTTCAACATCGCCAAGCGCGTGCCGGGCAAGGAAGAGTTCTTCGAAACCTTGCGCTACTTCAGCCGCAAGTTGCAGACCACCAACGTCGAGTTGTGCCTGAACACCCGTGTGGATGTGGCGCAATTGGTTGAGGGCGGTTACGACGAAATCATCCTGGCGACCGGCATTGCGCCGCGGGTACCGGGGATTCCGGGCGTCGAGCACGCCAAGGTGCTGAGCTACCTGGACGTGATCCTTGAGCGTAAACCCGTGGGCAAGCGCGTCGCGGTGATTGGCGCCGGCGGTATTGGTTTCGACGTGTCGGAATTCCTCGTTCACGAGGGTGTGGCCACCAGTCAGGACCGCGAAGCGTTCTGGAAGGAGTGGGGCATCGATACATACCTCCAAGCGCGCGGCGGTGTTGCGGGGATCAAGGCGCAGCCGCATGCGCCGGCCCGTGAAGTGTTCTTGCTGCAGCGCAAGAAGTCCAAGGTCGGCGACGGCCTGGGTAAAACCACTGGCTGGATTCACCGCACCGGTCTGAAGAACAAGCAGGTGCAGATGCTCAACAGCGTCGAGTATCTGAAGATCGACGACGAGGGGCTGCACATCCGTATCGGCGAAAGCGGCGAACCGCAGGTATTGCCGGTGGACAACATCGTGATCTGCGCCGGGCAGGATCCGTTGCGTGAGTTGCACGACGGTCTGGTCGCGGCCGGGCAGAACGTACATTTGATCGGCGGCGCGGACGTGGCGGCAGAGCTGGATGCCAAGCGCGCGATCAACCAGGGTTCGCGGTTGGCGGCTGAACTCTAA
- a CDS encoding nitrilase-related carbon-nitrogen hydrolase: MRKLLYLTLSMALIAALTTYAMWAADRPVGHYLSDLRISLAVDQGTPADRGNLLGIQPELFPTDYQSPERLHRKLAAYLQKAQDQGLLNEKTIVVLPEHVGTWLMISGEKDELYQATTLKEAMNWLAVSNPLQFIRALISAEGGSRLDDAHLRMKAKKMAQNYQALFGGLAKEFRITLVAGSIVLPEPSVSDGTLKIGRGALYNSSVVFGRDGLPIGQPQRQMHPTFAGHDTVQAHSEHTINVVDTPAGRLGVLIGSDSWYPDNYRKLDDQGAQLVAVPAFVVGRGSWDQPWRGYKGQSTPSSVSLKAGELSEGQAWHRLTLSAQPSGSQTIAGMSVFLRGQFWDKGSAGQSFLSSNGQQFADGDARGARLLNLWL; encoded by the coding sequence ATGCGCAAACTTTTGTACCTGACCCTCTCCATGGCGTTGATCGCCGCCCTCACGACCTACGCGATGTGGGCCGCGGACCGTCCGGTGGGTCATTACCTGTCGGACCTGCGCATCAGTCTCGCGGTTGATCAGGGCACACCCGCCGATCGCGGCAATCTGCTGGGCATCCAGCCCGAGCTGTTCCCAACCGATTATCAAAGCCCCGAACGCCTGCACCGCAAGCTCGCGGCTTACTTGCAGAAGGCTCAGGACCAGGGCCTGCTGAACGAAAAGACCATCGTCGTACTGCCCGAACATGTCGGCACCTGGCTGATGATCAGCGGCGAAAAAGACGAGTTGTACCAAGCCACTACGCTCAAGGAAGCCATGAACTGGCTGGCGGTGAGCAACCCGTTGCAGTTCATCCGCGCCCTGATCAGTGCCGAGGGCGGCAGCCGTCTCGACGACGCGCACTTGCGGATGAAAGCCAAAAAAATGGCCCAGAATTACCAAGCGCTGTTCGGCGGCTTGGCGAAAGAATTCCGCATTACTCTGGTAGCGGGTTCCATCGTGTTGCCCGAGCCGAGTGTCAGCGATGGCACCCTGAAGATTGGCCGCGGCGCGCTGTACAACAGCAGCGTGGTGTTCGGTCGCGACGGTCTGCCGATTGGCCAGCCGCAGAGGCAAATGCACCCGACTTTCGCTGGGCACGACACTGTCCAAGCCCATTCCGAACACACGATCAACGTCGTCGACACACCGGCCGGACGCCTGGGCGTGCTGATCGGCAGCGACAGTTGGTATCCGGACAACTATCGCAAACTCGACGATCAAGGCGCGCAACTGGTGGCGGTCCCGGCGTTCGTCGTCGGGCGCGGGTCCTGGGATCAACCGTGGCGTGGCTACAAAGGCCAGTCCACGCCGAGTTCTGTCAGTCTCAAGGCTGGCGAACTCAGTGAAGGTCAGGCCTGGCATCGGTTGACGTTGAGTGCCCAACCGTCTGGCAGCCAGACCATCGCCGGCATGAGCGTGTTCCTGCGCGGTCAGTTTTGGGACAAGGGCAGCGCCGGTCAAAGCTTCCTCAGCAGCAACGGGCAGCAATTCGCCGACGGCGATGCCCGGGGCGCACGTTTGCTGAACCTCTGGTTGTAA
- a CDS encoding AraC family transcriptional regulator has translation MKPQPMRLGDLSVGFVHSLADAVRSHGLDPQPLLEQYGLDAARLAEAGARLSIPRYMRLGHGAIQLTDDPALGLRMGRLSRLSQAGLAGVTAAQAPTVREAARCLIRFEALYGSNYRGQSSFHEDAQGAWLRFYSISPYNAYNRFVVDSIIAGWLQQLSSVSPAPLRAERIEIEFQAPDYREAYAVLGECPIQFGAEQNQLRLSLDSLAQRNPEHCPSTWRHLLQLCERELEQLTRTRSLRERITQLLGPLLNGGREPDLEEVAARLKLPTWTLRRKLADEGTQFRAILNDTRRDLAMTYIRDTELAFGEIAYLLGFASAEAFQRAFKRWNGQTPGEFRRSHRQSA, from the coding sequence ATGAAACCGCAGCCGATGCGCCTCGGTGATTTGTCGGTGGGTTTCGTCCATAGCCTGGCCGACGCCGTGCGCAGCCATGGCCTGGACCCACAACCGCTGCTCGAACAATACGGCCTCGATGCCGCACGGCTGGCCGAAGCCGGCGCCCGTCTCTCGATCCCGCGCTACATGCGCCTGGGTCACGGCGCCATTCAACTGACCGACGATCCGGCACTGGGTTTGCGCATGGGCCGGCTCAGTCGCCTGAGCCAGGCCGGCCTGGCCGGAGTCACCGCCGCCCAAGCCCCCACCGTGCGGGAAGCGGCGCGCTGCCTGATTCGCTTCGAAGCGCTGTACGGTTCCAACTATCGCGGCCAGTCGAGTTTTCATGAAGACGCCCAAGGCGCCTGGCTGCGGTTCTATTCCATCAGCCCCTATAACGCCTACAACCGCTTCGTGGTGGACTCGATCATTGCCGGCTGGTTGCAGCAATTGTCCAGCGTAAGCCCTGCCCCGCTACGCGCCGAACGGATCGAGATCGAATTCCAGGCGCCGGATTACCGAGAGGCGTACGCCGTGCTGGGGGAGTGTCCGATTCAGTTTGGCGCCGAACAGAATCAACTGCGCCTGAGCCTGGACAGCCTCGCCCAGCGCAACCCGGAGCACTGCCCGAGCACCTGGCGGCACCTGCTGCAACTGTGTGAGCGGGAACTGGAGCAACTGACACGCACCCGCAGCCTGCGTGAACGCATCACTCAGTTACTGGGGCCGTTGCTCAATGGTGGTCGGGAACCCGACCTGGAAGAAGTGGCGGCACGCCTGAAGCTGCCAACCTGGACCTTGCGTCGCAAGCTCGCCGACGAAGGCACGCAATTTCGTGCCATTCTCAACGACACACGTCGCGACCTCGCCATGACCTACATCCGCGACACCGAACTGGCGTTCGGGGAAATCGCCTACCTGCTGGGTTTTGCCTCAGCCGAAGCCTTTCAACGGGCCTTCAAACGCTGGAACGGCCAGACCCCCGGCGAGTTTCGCCGCAGTCATCGCCAATCCGCGTAA
- a CDS encoding DUF2242 domain-containing protein, with product MFRSIPMRVVGLAVMLAAAAGCSSKKAAIYEHENFDDSGTFSRNYPVTDKQSCEAARRALLSQGYIITSADPKLVSGHKSFQQTGETHMEISFSVVCADDGSEGHHATVFANALQDRYALKKTNNSASLGVGVLGSVSMPIGSSDDSMVKVASETVSSAKFYERFFALVELFLPPEAKKAAHITEKPKTELGVPEVKAVPAQMAPTPTPAAEPAPAPAPAAEPAPAETAPTSSEPVVPPAETAPITPVQSGEPTSSTETVSSPADSSTMPAPTEPISAMPVSGQ from the coding sequence ATGTTTAGATCAATTCCCATGCGGGTTGTGGGGCTGGCCGTGATGCTGGCCGCCGCTGCCGGTTGTTCGTCGAAGAAAGCCGCCATCTATGAGCATGAGAACTTCGACGATTCCGGAACGTTTTCGCGTAATTATCCGGTGACCGATAAGCAGTCCTGCGAGGCCGCCCGTCGGGCTTTGCTCAGCCAGGGTTACATCATCACCAGCGCCGATCCGAAGCTGGTCAGTGGTCACAAGAGTTTCCAGCAGACTGGCGAGACCCACATGGAGATCAGCTTCAGCGTGGTTTGTGCCGATGATGGCAGCGAAGGGCACCACGCGACCGTGTTCGCCAACGCCCTGCAGGACCGTTATGCGCTGAAGAAGACCAACAACTCCGCCAGTCTCGGTGTCGGTGTGTTGGGCTCGGTCTCGATGCCGATCGGCTCGTCCGACGACTCGATGGTCAAGGTCGCCAGTGAAACCGTATCCTCGGCCAAGTTCTACGAGCGTTTCTTTGCCCTGGTCGAGTTGTTCCTGCCACCGGAAGCGAAGAAGGCAGCGCACATTACCGAGAAGCCGAAGACTGAGCTGGGTGTGCCTGAAGTCAAGGCTGTGCCGGCTCAGATGGCCCCGACTCCGACCCCTGCGGCCGAACCTGCGCCTGCTCCAGCGCCGGCAGCTGAACCTGCACCAGCTGAAACCGCTCCAACCAGTTCGGAGCCTGTTGTACCACCTGCTGAAACGGCGCCGATTACCCCGGTGCAGAGCGGCGAGCCGACTTCGTCCACGGAAACAGTGTCTTCACCGGCGGATTCAAGCACCATGCCGGCACCGACCGAGCCAATTTCGGCCATGCCTGTCTCCGGCCAGTAA
- a CDS encoding SurA N-terminal domain-containing protein — MLQNIRDNSQGWIAKTIIGIIVVLMAFTGIEAIFQATTNSQDAAKVNGEEISQNELNQAVDMQRRQLMQQLGKDFDASLLDEKMLRESALKGLIDRKLLLQGAEKSKFAFSEAALDQVILQTPEFQVEGKFNADRFDQVIRQLGYSRLQFRQMLAQEMLIGQLRAGLAGSGFVTDAQVLAFARLEKQTRDFATLNVKADPAAVKLTDDEVKAYYDEHAKEFMTPDQVVIDYLELKKASFFDQVSVKDEDLQAAYQKETANLSEQRRAAHILVEVNDKVTEAQAKAKIEEVQARLAKGEKFEALAKEFSQDPGSANNGGDLGFAGPGVYDPAFEKALYSLAKDQVSEPVRTDFGFHLIKLLGVEAPEVPTFASLKDKLTRELKTQQVEQRFVEATKQLEDSSFESSDLAQPAQDLKLTVHTSAPFGREGGEGIAANRAVVTAAFSPEVLDEGANSTAIELDPETVIVLRAKEHRKPEQLPLESVSASIRAQLIKEHASAAAKTKAEQLIASLRDGKTALDKAIDGQNWKVIQAATRAQEGVDPTVLQALFRMPKPVSKDKPTFSSVTLADGSLVIVRLDGVNEAAAPTEEEKVQYRRFLASRIGQQDFAAYRKLLESEAEIKRF; from the coding sequence ATGCTGCAGAATATCAGGGACAATTCACAAGGCTGGATTGCCAAGACCATTATCGGGATCATCGTTGTACTGATGGCTTTCACCGGTATCGAGGCCATTTTCCAGGCGACGACCAACAGCCAGGATGCGGCCAAGGTCAATGGTGAAGAAATCAGTCAAAACGAGCTGAACCAGGCGGTTGATATGCAACGCCGTCAGCTCATGCAACAGCTTGGCAAGGATTTCGATGCTTCCTTGCTCGACGAAAAAATGCTGCGCGAATCGGCCCTCAAAGGCCTGATCGATCGCAAACTGCTGCTGCAAGGCGCAGAAAAATCGAAATTCGCTTTCTCCGAGGCGGCTTTGGATCAGGTGATCCTGCAAACGCCTGAATTCCAGGTGGAAGGCAAGTTCAACGCCGATCGCTTCGATCAGGTGATCCGTCAACTCGGCTATAGCCGTCTGCAATTCCGCCAGATGCTGGCTCAGGAAATGCTGATCGGTCAGCTACGCGCTGGCTTGGCCGGTAGCGGCTTTGTCACCGATGCACAGGTTCTGGCCTTCGCCCGTCTGGAAAAGCAGACCCGCGATTTCGCCACCTTGAACGTCAAGGCAGATCCTGCGGCGGTGAAACTGACTGACGACGAAGTCAAAGCCTACTACGACGAACACGCCAAGGAATTCATGACGCCGGATCAGGTGGTCATCGATTACCTCGAATTGAAGAAGGCGTCCTTCTTTGATCAGGTCAGTGTCAAGGACGAAGACCTGCAAGCGGCGTATCAGAAAGAAACCGCGAACCTGTCCGAGCAACGCCGGGCTGCGCATATTCTGGTCGAAGTGAACGATAAGGTGACCGAGGCGCAAGCCAAGGCCAAAATCGAAGAAGTGCAGGCGCGTCTGGCCAAAGGCGAGAAATTCGAGGCCCTGGCCAAGGAATTCTCCCAGGATCCGGGCTCGGCGAACAACGGCGGTGACCTTGGGTTTGCAGGTCCAGGCGTCTACGATCCAGCGTTTGAAAAAGCCCTGTATTCGTTGGCCAAAGATCAGGTTTCGGAGCCGGTTCGCACTGACTTCGGTTTTCACCTGATCAAGCTGCTGGGTGTTGAAGCCCCTGAAGTGCCGACGTTTGCCAGCCTGAAAGACAAGCTGACCCGCGAGCTGAAAACCCAGCAGGTCGAGCAGCGTTTCGTCGAGGCGACCAAACAATTGGAAGACTCGTCGTTCGAATCCTCCGATCTGGCCCAGCCAGCACAAGACTTGAAGCTGACTGTCCACACCTCCGCGCCATTCGGCCGGGAAGGTGGCGAAGGTATTGCGGCCAACCGTGCCGTGGTTACCGCTGCGTTCAGTCCTGAAGTGCTGGATGAGGGTGCCAACAGCACCGCCATCGAGCTGGACCCGGAAACCGTGATCGTGCTGCGCGCCAAGGAACACCGCAAGCCTGAGCAACTGCCGCTGGAAAGCGTGTCTGCCAGTATCCGTGCGCAACTGATCAAGGAGCATGCCAGTGCTGCCGCCAAGACCAAGGCTGAACAACTGATCGCCAGCCTGCGCGATGGCAAGACTGCGCTGGACAAGGCGATCGATGGCCAGAACTGGAAAGTGATTCAAGCGGCGACTCGTGCTCAGGAAGGGGTCGACCCAACCGTGCTGCAAGCGCTGTTCCGCATGCCCAAGCCAGTCTCCAAGGACAAGCCGACCTTCAGCAGCGTGACTCTGGCCGATGGTAGCCTGGTGATCGTGCGCCTGGACGGCGTGAACGAAGCGGCGGCGCCGACCGAAGAGGAGAAGGTTCAATACCGTCGATTCCTCGCCTCGCGCATTGGCCAGCAAGACTTCGCGGCTTACCGCAAACTGTTGGAAAGCGAGGCTGAGATCAAGCGTTTCTGA
- a CDS encoding HU family DNA-binding protein gives MNKSELIDAIAASADIPKAAAGRALDAVIESVTGALKAGDSVVLVGFGTFSVTDRPARIGRNPQTGKTLEIAAAKKPGFKAGKALKEAVN, from the coding sequence GTGAACAAGTCGGAACTGATTGATGCTATCGCTGCATCCGCTGATATCCCGAAAGCTGCTGCTGGCCGTGCGCTGGACGCTGTAATCGAATCCGTCACTGGCGCTCTCAAGGCTGGCGACTCTGTTGTTCTGGTTGGTTTCGGTACCTTCTCCGTGACCGATCGTCCAGCTCGCATCGGTCGTAACCCACAGACCGGTAAGACGCTGGAAATCGCCGCCGCCAAAAAACCAGGTTTCAAAGCCGGTAAAGCACTGAAAGAAGCTGTCAACTAA
- the lon gene encoding endopeptidase La, translating to MKTTIELPLLPLRDVVVYPHMVIPLFVGREKSIEALEAAMTGDKQILLLAQRNPADDDPGEEALYRVGTIATVLQLLKLPDGTVKVLVEGEQRGAVERFSEVDGHCRAEVSLIDEVDAPERESEVFVRSLLAQFEQYVQLGKKVPAEVLSSLNSIDEPGRLVDTMAAHMALKIEQKQEILEIIDLSARVEHVLALLDAEIDLLQVEKRIRGRVKKQMERSQREYYLNEQMKAIQKELGDSDEGHNEIEELKKRIDAAGLPKDALAKAQAELNKLKQMSPMSAEATVVRSYIDWLVQVPWKAQSKVRLDLARAEDILDADHYGLEEVKERILEYLAVQKRVKKIRGPVLCLVGPPGVGKTSLAESIAHATNRKFVRMALGGVRDEAEIRGHRRTYIGSMPGRLIQKMTKVGVRNPLFLLDEIDKMGSDMRGDPASALLEVLDPEQNHNFNDHYLEVDYDLSDVMFLCTSNSMNIPPALLDRMEVIRLPGYTEDEKINIAVKYLSPKQITANGLKKGELEFDAEAIRDIIRYYTREAGVRGLERQIAKVCRKAVKEHAMEKRFSVKVTADMLEHFLGVRKFRYGLAESQDQIGQVTGLAWTQVGGELLTIEAAVVPGKGQLIKTGSLGDVMVESITAALTVVRSRAKSLGIPLDFHEKRDTHIHMPEGATPKDGPSAGVGMCTALVSALTGIPVRADVAMTGEITLRGQVLAIGGLKEKLLAAHRGGIKTVIIPEENVRDLKEIPDNIKQDLQIKPVKWIDEVLQIALQYAPEPLPDVVPEIVAKDEKRESDSKERISTH from the coding sequence ATGAAGACAACCATCGAATTGCCTCTCCTGCCATTGCGTGATGTCGTGGTTTATCCGCACATGGTTATCCCGCTGTTCGTGGGGCGCGAAAAATCCATCGAAGCCCTCGAGGCAGCGATGACGGGCGACAAGCAGATCCTTCTGCTGGCTCAGCGAAATCCTGCTGACGACGATCCCGGTGAAGAAGCACTTTATCGCGTAGGCACCATCGCTACCGTTCTGCAGCTGCTCAAGCTGCCTGACGGCACGGTCAAGGTTCTTGTCGAAGGCGAGCAGCGAGGCGCCGTGGAGCGCTTCAGCGAAGTCGATGGCCACTGCCGTGCCGAAGTATCGCTGATCGACGAAGTCGACGCGCCTGAGCGCGAGTCGGAAGTGTTTGTCCGCAGCTTGCTGGCTCAGTTCGAACAATATGTGCAGCTGGGCAAGAAAGTCCCCGCTGAAGTCCTGTCGTCGCTTAACAGCATCGACGAGCCAGGTCGCTTGGTCGACACCATGGCCGCGCATATGGCCCTGAAGATCGAGCAAAAGCAGGAAATCCTCGAAATCATCGATTTGTCGGCCCGTGTCGAGCACGTTCTGGCATTGTTGGATGCCGAGATCGATCTGCTGCAAGTCGAAAAACGCATTCGTGGCCGCGTTAAAAAACAAATGGAGCGCAGCCAGCGCGAGTACTACCTGAATGAGCAGATGAAGGCCATTCAGAAAGAGCTGGGCGACAGCGATGAAGGCCACAACGAAATCGAAGAGCTGAAAAAGCGTATCGATGCCGCCGGTCTGCCGAAAGACGCGCTGGCCAAGGCTCAGGCCGAACTGAACAAACTCAAGCAAATGTCGCCAATGTCCGCGGAAGCGACGGTGGTGCGTTCGTACATCGACTGGCTGGTTCAAGTGCCGTGGAAGGCTCAGAGCAAGGTGCGTCTGGACCTTGCCCGTGCCGAAGACATTCTCGACGCCGACCACTATGGTCTGGAAGAAGTCAAAGAGCGGATCCTCGAATACCTCGCCGTGCAGAAGCGCGTGAAGAAGATTCGTGGCCCGGTGCTGTGCCTGGTCGGTCCTCCCGGGGTGGGTAAAACCTCTCTGGCGGAGTCGATTGCTCACGCCACCAACCGCAAATTCGTTCGCATGGCCCTCGGTGGTGTGCGCGATGAGGCGGAAATTCGTGGTCATCGCCGGACTTATATCGGATCGATGCCAGGAAGATTGATTCAAAAGATGACAAAAGTGGGCGTTCGCAACCCGCTGTTCCTGCTCGATGAAATCGACAAAATGGGCAGCGACATGCGTGGCGATCCGGCGTCGGCGTTGCTGGAAGTGCTCGATCCCGAGCAGAACCACAACTTCAACGATCACTATCTGGAAGTCGACTACGACCTCTCTGATGTGATGTTCCTGTGCACCTCCAACTCCATGAACATTCCGCCGGCGCTGCTGGACCGGATGGAAGTGATTCGTCTGCCGGGTTACACCGAAGACGAGAAGATCAACATCGCTGTCAAATACCTTTCGCCGAAGCAGATTACGGCCAACGGTCTGAAGAAAGGCGAGCTGGAATTCGACGCCGAAGCGATCCGCGACATCATTCGCTACTACACCCGCGAAGCCGGTGTACGTGGGCTGGAGCGCCAGATTGCCAAGGTTTGCCGCAAGGCAGTCAAAGAGCATGCAATGGAAAAACGTTTCTCGGTGAAGGTCACTGCCGACATGCTCGAGCACTTCCTGGGTGTGCGTAAATTCCGCTACGGTCTGGCTGAGTCGCAAGATCAGATCGGTCAGGTCACCGGCTTGGCTTGGACTCAGGTGGGCGGCGAATTGTTGACCATTGAAGCCGCGGTCGTGCCGGGTAAAGGCCAGTTGATCAAAACCGGTTCTCTGGGTGACGTGATGGTCGAATCGATCACTGCAGCCCTGACCGTTGTCCGCAGCCGTGCGAAGAGCCTGGGGATTCCTCTGGACTTCCACGAGAAACGCGACACGCATATCCATATGCCTGAAGGGGCAACGCCTAAAGATGGCCCTAGCGCTGGTGTAGGCATGTGCACGGCCCTGGTGTCAGCATTGACTGGCATTCCTGTACGCGCAGATGTTGCGATGACCGGCGAAATCACCTTGCGTGGTCAGGTGCTGGCGATCGGTGGTTTGAAGGAAAAACTGCTGGCTGCTCACCGTGGCGGAATCAAGACGGTGATCATTCCTGAAGAGAACGTACGCGATCTGAAGGAAATTCCTGACAATATCAAGCAAGATCTACAGATTAAACCAGTTAAATGGATTGACGAGGTCCTGCAAATTGCGCTGCAATACGCGCCGGAGCCCTTGCCGGATGTGGTTCCGGAGATCGTTGCAAAGGATGAAAAACGCGAGTCTGACTCTAAGGAAAGAATTAGCACGCATTAG